From one Candidatus Rhodoluna planktonica genomic stretch:
- the deoC gene encoding deoxyribose-phosphate aldolase yields the protein MTATYRGYTFEQVARTIDHSILKPDHRYSDVENGAEVALKFNTASLCIRPMDVAKAAKLLAGSDVAVCTVIGFPHGSVTTATKVFETQDAIQNGATEVDMVLNISALLSGDFAFVEEDIRAVAEAAHSKGVSVKVIFETAFLNDDLVIKACQLTEAAGADYVKTSTGFASEGATLHNIQLMKATVGDRLKVKSSGGVRTLDQLIDFMDAGVSRSGSSATEAILAEFLEKAE from the coding sequence ATGACAGCTACCTATCGCGGATACACCTTTGAGCAAGTTGCTCGCACAATTGACCACTCGATTCTCAAGCCAGATCACCGCTATAGCGACGTGGAAAATGGTGCCGAGGTGGCGCTCAAGTTCAATACCGCATCGCTTTGCATCCGCCCGATGGACGTTGCCAAAGCGGCTAAATTACTGGCCGGAAGCGATGTAGCTGTATGCACCGTAATTGGATTCCCGCACGGCAGCGTAACCACAGCTACCAAAGTTTTTGAGACGCAGGACGCGATTCAAAATGGAGCAACCGAGGTGGACATGGTTTTGAATATTTCCGCATTGCTATCCGGAGATTTTGCGTTTGTGGAAGAAGACATTCGTGCTGTCGCCGAAGCTGCCCACTCGAAAGGTGTTTCGGTCAAGGTAATTTTTGAAACTGCATTTTTGAACGATGACTTAGTAATCAAAGCCTGCCAGTTGACCGAAGCTGCCGGTGCCGATTACGTCAAGACATCCACCGGTTTTGCCAGCGAAGGTGCCACCCTGCACAACATCCAATTGATGAAAGCTACCGTGGGCGACCGACTCAAGGTGAAGTCTTCCGGGGGAGTTCGAACCCTCGATCAGCTAATTGATTTCATGGATGCAGGCGTTTCTAGGTCCGGCTCTTCCGCGACCGAGGCAATCCTTGCTGAGTTTTTAGAAAAAGCGGAATAA
- a CDS encoding ring-cleaving dioxygenase, producing MGIRPNGLHHVTAIAGNPQRNVDFYTKVLGLRLIKQTVNFDAPNVWHLYYGDEAGRPASIMTFFPWPDVAPGREGYGLTTATAFSVPAESLGWWQNHLARIGVPAQLQRQFDGSDAIELRDPDGMKLLLVGTEGDLRSGWDGVASIPMEHAVRGLHSVTMSEANFDPTSAMLTELLGMELDQEGAGAARFAMDEGASGALVELSAERSQRGLQAGGTVHHVAFRAPDLDTMTLWQHELQSRGVRVTEILDRQYFKSIYFREPGGVLFEIATDTPGFDIDEPLLELGRSLKLPPWLEPSREQIQAVLPKIEITESEYQVESAN from the coding sequence ATGGGTATCAGGCCAAATGGACTGCACCACGTTACCGCTATCGCTGGCAATCCACAGCGAAATGTAGATTTCTATACCAAGGTGTTGGGTTTACGGCTGATCAAACAAACCGTCAATTTTGACGCCCCAAATGTTTGGCATCTCTATTACGGCGACGAAGCCGGGCGTCCGGCAAGCATAATGACTTTCTTCCCCTGGCCAGACGTAGCCCCCGGGCGCGAGGGCTACGGGCTAACGACGGCGACAGCTTTCAGTGTTCCTGCCGAGTCGCTGGGCTGGTGGCAAAATCACCTCGCTCGAATCGGTGTTCCGGCACAGCTGCAAAGGCAGTTCGATGGCAGCGATGCAATTGAGCTCAGAGACCCCGATGGGATGAAACTGCTATTGGTTGGAACTGAGGGTGACTTACGCAGTGGCTGGGATGGTGTTGCCTCGATCCCGATGGAGCACGCCGTTCGTGGTCTTCACTCGGTGACCATGAGCGAGGCAAATTTTGACCCGACCAGCGCCATGCTGACTGAACTATTGGGCATGGAATTGGACCAGGAGGGGGCGGGTGCTGCTCGCTTTGCCATGGATGAGGGTGCCAGCGGCGCCCTAGTCGAACTTTCCGCCGAGCGAAGCCAGCGTGGCTTGCAAGCTGGAGGAACCGTTCACCACGTAGCGTTTCGTGCTCCGGATTTAGACACCATGACACTTTGGCAGCACGAACTTCAGTCCAGGGGTGTTCGAGTGACCGAAATTTTGGACCGTCAATACTTCAAGAGCATCTACTTCCGCGAACCGGGCGGGGTGTTGTTTGAAATTGCTACCGACACACCAGGATTTGATATCGACGAACCTTTGTTAGAACTTGGGCGTTCGCTCAAATTGCCGCCTTGGTTAGAGCCAAGCAGAGAGCAGATTCAGGCAGTATTACCCAAGATTGAAATTACCGAGAGTGAGTACCAGGTTGAATCAGCAAATTGA
- a CDS encoding alpha/beta hydrolase has translation MSTRLNQQIDPRGLSRPHVWRPSENPKQAPTLLLLHGTGADEYDLLNLGTALMPSANLLSVRGLVSEHGMNRFFVRFADGSFDEQSIIDNVEDLSAWLSAAADEYQFDRSKVYAVGFSNGANTAGAFLLLHPEQLAGVIAFGTTKSFAKSPAQPSLAGKKVWIANGAVDGYSPIEKTRQMIDELESFGAEVQYLEHSGGHTIVLDHVQEINRQLAYTSSN, from the coding sequence GTGAGTACCAGGTTGAATCAGCAAATTGATCCTCGAGGTCTAAGCCGCCCACACGTGTGGCGACCATCCGAAAATCCAAAGCAGGCACCCACACTGCTACTGCTGCACGGCACTGGAGCAGACGAGTACGATTTGCTAAATCTTGGCACTGCGTTGATGCCCTCAGCTAATCTGCTGTCGGTTCGTGGCCTAGTTTCAGAACACGGGATGAACCGCTTCTTCGTTCGTTTCGCGGATGGCAGTTTCGACGAACAATCGATCATCGATAACGTCGAGGACCTCAGCGCTTGGTTATCGGCAGCGGCCGACGAATACCAATTCGACCGGTCAAAGGTTTATGCGGTTGGTTTCTCGAACGGAGCTAATACCGCGGGCGCCTTTTTGCTACTGCACCCAGAACAGCTGGCTGGAGTTATTGCATTTGGGACCACAAAGAGTTTTGCCAAGTCACCAGCTCAACCTTCACTGGCCGGAAAAAAAGTTTGGATTGCCAACGGGGCGGTAGACGGATATTCGCCGATCGAAAAAACCCGCCAGATGATTGACGAACTTGAGTCTTTTGGGGCCGAAGTCCAGTATCTAGAGCACTCCGGCGGTCACACCATAGTTCTCGATCATGTTCAGGAAATTAACAGACAACTTGCATACACTTCGAGCAACTAG
- a CDS encoding Bax inhibitor-1/YccA family membrane protein, translated as MAISHNPVFNRAMQTGVEEARSTDQSVVDAEFSRITSSAKMTVEGTAGKVFGLFLVVLATAGITWFMGLTALLFPAMLVGLGLGLWASFSKKVRPAVIVAYAAVQGVFLGAISSILEAAYPGIVQSAVVATFATAGAMFAAYRFGWIKVNARFTRVMTFALIGYGIFALVNLGFAMFSGNGGIYTSQFGWLVALVGVGLAAFTLNLDFEAIIVGSREGLPVENEWRAAFGLTASLIWLYVEIIRLLAIFNQD; from the coding sequence GTGGCTATTTCACACAACCCAGTTTTCAACCGCGCTATGCAAACCGGTGTTGAAGAGGCTCGCTCAACCGATCAGTCGGTTGTTGACGCAGAATTCTCTCGCATCACATCCTCGGCCAAAATGACCGTTGAAGGCACTGCCGGCAAGGTATTTGGGCTATTCCTAGTTGTTTTGGCCACAGCCGGTATCACCTGGTTCATGGGTCTTACCGCGCTGCTTTTCCCAGCAATGCTGGTTGGTTTGGGTCTCGGCCTCTGGGCATCGTTTTCGAAGAAGGTTCGTCCTGCAGTCATCGTGGCTTACGCCGCGGTCCAGGGTGTCTTTTTAGGTGCAATTAGTTCAATTTTGGAAGCTGCTTATCCGGGTATCGTGCAGAGCGCTGTTGTGGCTACCTTCGCTACCGCCGGTGCAATGTTTGCGGCCTATCGCTTTGGCTGGATCAAAGTCAACGCTCGCTTCACTCGCGTGATGACCTTCGCTCTAATTGGCTATGGCATCTTTGCTCTGGTTAATCTGGGCTTTGCAATGTTCTCCGGTAACGGCGGAATTTATACCAGCCAATTTGGTTGGTTAGTAGCACTAGTTGGTGTGGGCCTAGCCGCATTCACCCTCAATCTTGATTTTGAGGCCATCATCGTTGGTTCTCGCGAGGGTCTCCCGGTTGAAAATGAGTGGCGTGCAGCTTTTGGTCTCACCGCCTCACTGATTTGGCTATACGTCGAAATTATTCGACTGCTAGCCATTTTCAACCAGGACTAA
- a CDS encoding DNA polymerase III subunit alpha, producing MSFVHLNVSSAFSGHYGVTRPELIAEAAATQFRALAITDRDGLYGAIKHIAACLHFGIVPIVGVNLAITDEEGLSLGRCVILAHGQNRGVGWRKLCQLISEAHQNQRTKAIAISRSRLAEIIGEDGGLTILLGNETDVGTAVLNDQAKTAKLLLTKWASLFQARASLAIEITSHLTEPKSKYSTEQAARMLQLADAFQLPAVLTNAVRYLTPDEALTADILDAARMLAPLGEFEGQANAQAWLKPTTDMQNLAAEICEDTDRTKRLLSDTEQLANLCGLDPAKDCDWGKPKTPEKELLGITDNPFEVLWQKTHSAINLRYPTAKQNQLLQVTHRLNQELITINQLGFATYFLTVADVAQMIRDMNIRLAARGSGAGSLVNYLLGISSVDPVEHDLLFERFLSTERSSLPDIDIDVESARRHDIYRAIFKRYGSERVTLLSMQNKYRGRGAMRDSGLALGLDEEEIDEIAKNMWRFSARSFRSALEKKPELAEMAKQVEQDRKLNLLVDLTERLDRIPRHISMHPCGVILGNQQLLSLTPVEPSGMGLPMSQFDKDDMDPMGMLKLDVLGVRMQSAMAYAISEIERTRKVRIDLDSIRKDDEETFRQIRTTNTLGIFQIESPGQRELTGKHQPTEFNDLTIQISLFRPGPMKGNMIAPYLDGRHGFAKPHYIHPDLEPILRETYGVVIFHEHVLKIFKTMTGCSLARADELRRSLENPRLKPQIEQFFREKGALHGYSTEVINEVWQILEGFSSFGFCKAHGAAFALPTYQSAWLKTHYPTEFLAGLFTHDPGMYPKRLLLAEARRLGVKILPIDINQSSTEYRVVSAPRKTTDPNEPDIGIRLALTEIQGVSEAEIKRIISNQPFDSLADFYLRAKPSRRTFERLALLGAFDELAKQSGDVTRGDVLARVRQLNAIKNRPTFEGNSALDFTVLEQLPTGNADFDSATKVQHELELAKLDFSEHLIEQFRPMLDDLGVVHSSELAKLRNKTDVLVAGVRVATQTPPMRSGKRVVFITLDDGYGCSDATFFDEAQKRASHILFNNRLLVIAGKTRRTGVNGVSLMAENAWDLRELWRQWQQKKDPLAS from the coding sequence ATGAGCTTTGTGCACCTAAACGTCAGCTCAGCATTCTCCGGCCACTACGGCGTAACCAGACCCGAACTAATCGCCGAGGCTGCCGCTACTCAATTTCGCGCCTTGGCAATCACCGATCGCGATGGCCTTTACGGGGCAATAAAACACATTGCAGCCTGCCTGCACTTCGGCATCGTGCCAATAGTAGGTGTCAATCTTGCTATCACCGATGAAGAAGGCTTGAGCCTTGGTCGCTGCGTAATCTTGGCTCACGGCCAGAACCGCGGTGTGGGTTGGCGAAAACTTTGTCAGCTAATCTCTGAAGCACACCAAAACCAACGCACTAAAGCAATTGCTATTTCACGCAGTCGGCTGGCTGAAATAATCGGCGAAGATGGCGGCCTAACTATATTGCTGGGCAACGAAACAGATGTCGGCACCGCGGTACTGAACGATCAGGCTAAAACGGCAAAGCTACTGCTGACCAAATGGGCCAGCCTATTTCAGGCCCGAGCCAGCCTGGCAATAGAAATTACCAGTCACCTCACCGAGCCGAAAAGTAAATATTCAACTGAGCAGGCTGCTCGAATGCTGCAATTAGCCGATGCCTTTCAATTACCGGCGGTGCTAACCAACGCGGTTAGATACCTAACCCCCGATGAAGCTCTCACCGCAGACATCCTCGATGCCGCCAGAATGCTGGCGCCATTAGGCGAATTTGAGGGGCAAGCAAATGCGCAAGCTTGGTTGAAGCCGACTACAGACATGCAAAATCTGGCTGCCGAGATTTGCGAAGATACCGACCGAACTAAACGGCTCTTGTCTGATACCGAGCAATTAGCCAATTTATGCGGGTTAGACCCGGCAAAAGACTGCGACTGGGGAAAACCAAAAACCCCAGAAAAAGAATTGCTCGGAATCACCGATAACCCTTTCGAGGTGCTCTGGCAAAAGACACACTCGGCAATCAATCTGCGCTATCCAACTGCCAAACAAAACCAACTACTGCAGGTGACTCACCGCCTAAATCAAGAACTCATCACCATCAATCAATTGGGCTTTGCAACTTATTTTTTGACTGTTGCCGATGTTGCTCAGATGATTCGTGACATGAACATCAGGCTGGCTGCACGAGGCTCGGGTGCGGGGTCCCTGGTCAACTATCTGCTAGGAATCAGCTCAGTAGATCCGGTTGAGCACGATCTGCTATTTGAACGGTTTCTAAGCACCGAAAGATCATCGCTACCCGATATCGACATCGATGTTGAATCGGCCAGAAGACACGACATTTACCGGGCTATTTTCAAACGCTACGGTTCAGAACGAGTAACCCTGCTCTCTATGCAAAATAAATACCGCGGTCGCGGGGCGATGCGTGACAGCGGCTTGGCGCTTGGCCTCGATGAGGAAGAGATTGACGAGATTGCCAAAAACATGTGGCGCTTCAGCGCGCGTTCGTTCAGAAGTGCTCTCGAGAAGAAGCCCGAACTTGCTGAAATGGCAAAGCAGGTAGAACAAGATCGAAAACTAAACCTTTTAGTCGATCTAACCGAACGCCTAGATCGAATTCCGAGACACATATCGATGCATCCGTGCGGAGTTATCTTAGGAAACCAACAGTTGCTGTCGCTGACCCCGGTTGAGCCGAGCGGCATGGGCTTGCCGATGAGTCAGTTTGATAAAGACGACATGGACCCGATGGGCATGCTCAAACTTGATGTTCTCGGGGTGCGAATGCAAAGCGCGATGGCATATGCAATCAGCGAGATTGAACGCACCCGCAAGGTGCGCATCGATTTAGACAGCATTCGCAAAGATGACGAAGAAACTTTTCGACAGATTCGAACCACCAACACCTTAGGAATATTTCAAATCGAAAGCCCGGGGCAACGCGAATTAACCGGCAAACATCAACCAACCGAATTCAATGACCTAACGATACAAATTTCTCTGTTCCGTCCCGGCCCCATGAAGGGCAACATGATTGCCCCCTATCTTGATGGTCGCCACGGTTTCGCCAAACCGCACTACATTCATCCAGATTTAGAACCAATTCTTCGAGAAACCTACGGAGTTGTAATTTTTCACGAACACGTCTTGAAAATTTTTAAGACCATGACCGGCTGCTCGCTAGCCAGGGCTGATGAGCTACGTAGATCGCTAGAAAACCCGAGGCTAAAACCTCAAATTGAGCAATTTTTTCGAGAAAAAGGTGCGCTGCACGGCTATAGCACCGAGGTAATCAACGAGGTATGGCAAATACTCGAAGGATTTAGCAGTTTCGGCTTCTGTAAAGCACACGGAGCCGCATTTGCCTTACCCACATATCAGAGCGCTTGGTTGAAAACCCACTACCCCACCGAATTTCTAGCCGGCCTGTTTACCCATGATCCGGGAATGTACCCTAAACGTTTGCTGCTGGCCGAAGCCCGGCGATTAGGCGTAAAAATCCTGCCAATCGATATCAATCAAAGCAGCACCGAATATCGTGTTGTTTCAGCTCCGCGAAAAACTACCGACCCTAATGAGCCCGATATCGGCATCCGGTTAGCACTTACCGAAATTCAAGGTGTCAGCGAAGCCGAAATAAAGCGAATAATCAGCAATCAACCCTTTGATAGCCTTGCCGATTTCTATCTTCGAGCTAAGCCTTCGAGACGCACCTTTGAGCGGCTTGCCTTGCTGGGTGCCTTTGATGAATTAGCCAAACAATCTGGCGATGTTACCCGAGGCGACGTGTTGGCCAGAGTGCGACAGCTCAACGCAATAAAAAACAGACCTACCTTCGAGGGCAATAGTGCTCTTGATTTCACGGTGCTCGAACAATTGCCAACCGGCAATGCCGATTTTGATTCGGCAACCAAGGTTCAGCACGAACTCGAGCTAGCCAAACTTGACTTTAGCGAACACCTAATCGAGCAGTTTCGCCCAATGCTCGACGATTTGGGGGTTGTGCACTCAAGCGAGTTGGCCAAACTTAGAAATAAAACCGATGTTTTGGTAGCCGGGGTTCGTGTAGCAACACAAACCCCACCAATGCGTTCGGGCAAAAGAGTAGTTTTCATCACCCTGGATGACGGTTACGGCTGCAGTGATGCAACTTTCTTCGATGAGGCCCAAAAACGCGCTAGCCACATCCTGTTCAATAATCGACTACTGGTTATTGCCGGTAAAACTAGGCGAACCGGAGTAAATGGGGTCTCGCTGATGGCAGAAAATGCCTGGGATTTACGAGAGCTTTGGCGGCAATGGCAGCAAAAGAAAGACCCCTTGGCTTCATAA
- a CDS encoding DUF6504 family protein, with the protein MRQLENRVVVSVNQTGEPVRFVWKENRYLVIAKPRRWFTRKNWWLTSTTVQPGTGQAALEAEVWAIKAKPADTEQPCQEFELSRDNEGNFWSIKAK; encoded by the coding sequence ATGCGGCAACTTGAAAATCGAGTTGTGGTTTCGGTTAATCAAACGGGCGAACCGGTGCGGTTTGTCTGGAAAGAAAATCGCTACCTAGTAATTGCCAAACCTCGTCGCTGGTTTACTCGAAAAAACTGGTGGCTAACCAGCACCACAGTCCAACCGGGTACCGGCCAAGCAGCTCTTGAAGCTGAAGTTTGGGCAATTAAGGCAAAGCCAGCAGATACCGAACAACCGTGCCAAGAGTTTGAACTAAGTCGAGACAACGAAGGCAATTTTTGGTCAATCAAGGCTAAATAA
- a CDS encoding SOS response-associated peptidase codes for MLDFRDSTPIRGCPLVCGRFVVAKTVGELLTIFEADEIVGEHPGPRFNVAPTQPISILVDRAFEKDEAGIPVGELSRELHVARWGLVPRWAKSPTEHAPLINGRIETILEKPSFKDSVVRQRCVIPASGYYEWQVGADGSKQPFYIHAGNDGMFALAGLYEWWRDDSKAADDPSRWLLSATTLTKDSAPELAHIHDRNPVLLTPETFESWLDPLHSGNAQLLAEVSRGSDLVAAEALFHKVAADVGKVSNDYPELTRAI; via the coding sequence TTGCTTGATTTTCGCGACTCAACGCCAATCAGAGGGTGTCCGCTAGTGTGCGGCCGTTTTGTGGTTGCCAAAACAGTTGGCGAATTGCTTACCATTTTTGAAGCGGATGAGATTGTCGGTGAGCATCCGGGTCCGCGTTTCAATGTGGCACCGACTCAACCAATCAGCATCCTGGTTGATCGAGCATTTGAAAAAGATGAGGCCGGTATTCCGGTAGGTGAGCTCTCTCGTGAGCTGCACGTTGCCCGCTGGGGGCTAGTCCCCCGCTGGGCAAAAAGCCCGACCGAGCATGCCCCTCTAATTAATGGGCGAATTGAAACAATTCTGGAAAAGCCCTCTTTTAAAGATTCAGTGGTTCGGCAACGCTGCGTGATACCTGCTTCGGGTTATTACGAGTGGCAGGTTGGCGCAGATGGCAGCAAACAGCCTTTTTACATCCACGCCGGCAATGATGGAATGTTCGCCTTGGCTGGGCTTTACGAGTGGTGGCGAGATGATTCGAAAGCAGCGGATGACCCGAGTCGATGGTTGCTCTCGGCCACGACCTTGACCAAAGACAGTGCTCCAGAATTGGCTCACATTCACGACCGAAACCCGGTGTTGCTGACCCCAGAAACTTTTGAGAGCTGGCTAGACCCGCTGCATTCTGGCAACGCGCAATTGCTTGCTGAGGTTTCTAGAGGCTCTGATCTGGTTGCAGCCGAGGCGCTGTTTCATAAAGTTGCTGCCGATGTTGGCAAAGTTAGCAATGATTACCCAGAACTGACCAGGGCTATTTAG
- a CDS encoding cytochrome ubiquinol oxidase subunit I, with protein MHNIAVLTELSALDLSRWQFGLTTIYHFLFVPLTIGMVFLVAIMQTVWYKTGNEKFLKMTKLFGKIFLINFAMGVVTGIVQEFQFGMNWSDYSRFVGDVFGAPLAMEGLLAFFFEATFIGLWIFGWDRLPKGIHLATIWMTALGVSLSAYFILAANAFMQNPVGFEINEAKNRAELTDIGAVLTNVVALNQFPHTITASLMFAGAVIVSVAAYHLKRNQFVDSMYTSLRFGLWTVLVGGAGTVLSGDGLGLAMVATQPMKMAAAEALYETSSPAAFSLFTLGTPDGKTELFSVKIPYLLSFLSTHTLDGEVEGLNDLQAQYETLYGPGDYMPVIWITYWAFRWMIGLGVLSALIAVVGLVITRKGRIQLPKWTWNTAIWAAPIPVLAISIGWLFTEMGRQPWIVFKLMKTADAVSPGINGVDVLISLIVFTLIYGVLAVVELKLLLAAAQAGPVEEKQSKDEDQLAVAY; from the coding sequence ATGCACAACATCGCGGTGCTAACCGAGTTGAGTGCCCTCGACCTATCTCGTTGGCAATTCGGTTTGACAACCATCTACCACTTCTTATTCGTGCCACTAACTATCGGCATGGTTTTCTTGGTCGCAATTATGCAGACCGTTTGGTACAAAACTGGAAATGAAAAATTCCTAAAGATGACCAAACTGTTCGGCAAAATTTTCTTGATCAACTTTGCCATGGGTGTAGTTACCGGTATCGTGCAGGAATTCCAATTTGGAATGAACTGGTCAGACTATTCGCGATTTGTCGGTGACGTTTTCGGCGCACCTTTGGCTATGGAAGGTCTACTTGCCTTCTTCTTCGAAGCCACTTTCATTGGACTTTGGATTTTCGGTTGGGATCGGTTGCCAAAGGGCATCCACCTAGCTACTATTTGGATGACGGCACTGGGTGTTAGCCTTTCGGCTTACTTCATCTTGGCGGCCAACGCATTCATGCAAAACCCGGTTGGTTTTGAAATTAACGAGGCTAAGAACCGCGCCGAGCTAACCGACATTGGTGCAGTGCTAACCAACGTTGTTGCGCTAAACCAATTCCCACACACGATAACTGCATCGTTGATGTTTGCCGGTGCTGTAATCGTCTCGGTAGCCGCCTACCACCTAAAGCGCAACCAATTTGTTGACAGCATGTACACTTCATTGCGTTTCGGCTTGTGGACTGTGCTCGTTGGTGGAGCAGGAACTGTTCTTTCCGGTGACGGTTTAGGTCTTGCCATGGTGGCAACACAGCCGATGAAAATGGCTGCGGCTGAGGCTCTCTACGAGACCAGCTCGCCAGCCGCATTCTCACTATTCACGCTTGGTACTCCCGACGGTAAGACAGAGCTGTTCTCGGTTAAGATTCCTTACCTTTTGTCTTTCCTCTCAACTCACACCTTGGATGGTGAAGTTGAAGGACTAAACGACCTTCAGGCTCAATATGAGACTCTCTACGGTCCCGGCGACTACATGCCGGTTATCTGGATCACCTACTGGGCGTTCCGCTGGATGATCGGACTAGGCGTGCTTTCTGCGCTTATTGCGGTAGTCGGTTTGGTTATCACTCGAAAAGGGCGCATCCAGCTACCTAAATGGACTTGGAACACCGCAATTTGGGCAGCCCCAATTCCTGTATTGGCTATCTCAATCGGTTGGTTGTTTACCGAAATGGGACGTCAACCCTGGATCGTATTCAAACTCATGAAAACCGCTGATGCGGTCTCGCCCGGAATCAACGGTGTTGACGTCTTGATTTCGTTGATTGTATTCACCCTCATCTATGGCGTACTTGCTGTGGTCGAGCTTAAGTTGCTGCTCGCAGCCGCACAAGCTGGTCCGGTTGAAGAAAAGCAGTCGAAAGACGAAGACCAACTAGCGGTCGCTTACTAG
- the cydB gene encoding cytochrome d ubiquinol oxidase subunit II: MQLQEIWFLIVGFLFIGYFVLDGFDFGVGMSLPFIAKDDTDRRVLINTIGPVWDLNETWVIVAGAALFAAFPEWYASLFSGFYLALLLILAALIARGVAFEYRGKGHTIGANEVRWKATFDWMIVIGSALPALLWGVAFANIVQGVPLNEDHVYTGTLFTLLNPYGLLGGLVTLTLFWTHGLMFIGLKTEGEIQVRARELAHKVGLVATALAATFLLWTLFAITATRELFVLGLVLTAVAALSLIGGLVANRLERSGIAFSLLALTIVTGVGALFAALFPYVLPSTIDDAFSLTVENARSSDYTLGVMTWVAVIMIPLVLLYQGWTYWVFRKRVSRKSIPVGAH, translated from the coding sequence ATGCAACTACAAGAAATCTGGTTCCTAATAGTCGGGTTCCTCTTCATCGGATATTTCGTCCTCGATGGCTTTGATTTCGGCGTTGGAATGTCGCTGCCGTTTATTGCCAAGGATGACACTGACCGTCGAGTTCTAATCAATACAATCGGGCCCGTTTGGGACCTGAATGAGACTTGGGTTATTGTCGCCGGAGCGGCTCTATTTGCCGCTTTCCCTGAATGGTATGCGTCGCTCTTCAGCGGTTTCTACCTTGCCCTGCTGCTGATTCTGGCTGCTCTAATTGCTCGCGGTGTTGCCTTTGAGTACCGCGGCAAGGGTCACACAATTGGTGCTAACGAAGTTCGCTGGAAGGCAACTTTCGACTGGATGATTGTGATTGGTTCAGCTTTGCCAGCTCTGCTCTGGGGTGTGGCATTCGCCAACATTGTGCAAGGTGTTCCGCTAAACGAGGATCACGTCTACACCGGAACCCTGTTCACCCTGCTAAACCCATACGGTTTGCTTGGCGGACTGGTTACCTTGACCCTTTTCTGGACCCACGGCTTGATGTTCATCGGTCTAAAAACCGAAGGTGAAATTCAGGTTCGAGCAAGAGAACTGGCCCACAAAGTCGGCCTGGTGGCAACTGCTTTGGCGGCGACCTTCCTGTTGTGGACGCTTTTCGCGATCACGGCAACCCGAGAGCTATTCGTACTCGGTTTGGTTTTGACTGCGGTGGCTGCGTTGAGCCTGATTGGTGGCCTGGTTGCTAACCGCTTGGAGCGCAGCGGAATCGCCTTCAGTTTGCTGGCACTAACCATCGTTACCGGTGTTGGCGCGCTATTTGCCGCACTGTTCCCCTACGTGTTGCCATCGACCATCGACGATGCTTTTAGCCTCACCGTCGAAAACGCACGCTCGAGCGATTACACCCTAGGTGTCATGACCTGGGTAGCCGTAATTATGATTCCGTTGGTCTTGCTTTACCAGGGCTGGACTTACTGGGTCTTCCGCAAGCGTGTAAGCCGCAAATCGATCCCGGTTGGGGCACACTAG